A region of Silurus meridionalis isolate SWU-2019-XX chromosome 13, ASM1480568v1, whole genome shotgun sequence DNA encodes the following proteins:
- the LOC124395635 gene encoding LOW QUALITY PROTEIN: tyrosine-protein kinase CSK-like (The sequence of the model RefSeq protein was modified relative to this genomic sequence to represent the inferred CDS: inserted 1 base in 1 codon) produces the protein MSGLQTPWPPGTECVAKYNFQGTTEHDLPFSKGDVLSIIGVTKDPNWYKAKNTMGKEGTIPANYVQKREGVKSGGKLSLMPWFHGKITRDQAERLLYPPETGLFLVRESTNYPGDYTLCVSCEGKVEHYRIIYHNGKLSIDEEEYFENLMQLVEHYTKDADGLCTRLIKPKLMEGTVAAQDEFSRSGWALNRKDLKLIQSIGKGEFGDVMVGDYRGTKVAVKCIKHDATAQAFIAEASVMTQLRHNNLVQLLGVIVEERGSLYIVTEYMSKGSLVDYLRSRGRTVLGVECLLKFSLDVCEAMEYLEANNFVHRDLAARNVLVSEDNIAKVSDFGLTKEASSTQDTAKLPVKWTSPEALREKRFSTKSDVWSYGVLLWEIYSXGRVPYPRIPLKEVVPRVEKGYKMDAPDGCPAVVYDLMKQCWILDPAVRPSFRMLREKLQHIRAKELYL, from the exons GATCCCAACTGGTACAAAGCAAAGAACACGATGGGGAAGGAGGGAACGATCCCTGCCAACTACGTGCAGAAACGAGAAGGAGTAAAGTCAGGAGGGAAGCTGAGCCTGATGCC atgGTTCCATGGAAAGATTACTCGGGACCAGGCAGAACGGTTGCTCTACCCCCCGGAGACGGGGCTCTTCCTGGTGCGCGAGAGCACCAACTACCCCGGCGACTACACGCTGTGTGTGAGCTGCGAGGGCAAAGTGGAGCACTACCGCATCATCTACCACAACGGCAAGCTCTCCATCGACGAGGAGGAGTACTTTGAAAATCTCATGCAGCTGGTGGAG cattacaccaAAGACGCTGATGGACTGTGTACTCGACTGATCAAACCAAAGCTCATGGAGGGAACAGTAGCAGCGCAGGATGAGTTTTCCAGGa GTGGCTGGGCTCTCAACAGGAAGGACCTGAAACTCATTCAGAGCATCGGCAAAGGAGAGTTTGGAG atGTAATGGTGGGAGATTACAGAGGGACCAAGGTAGCCGTGAAGTGCATCAAACACGACGCCACAGCGCAGGCTTTCATCGCCGAGGCTTCAGTCATGAC gcagctGAGGCACAATAACCTGGTGCAGCTGCTGGGAGTGATCGTGGAGGAGAGAGGGAGCCTCTATATTGTCACTGAGTACATGTCAAAG GGCAGTCTGGTGGACTATCTGCGCTCTCGAGGCCGTACTGTGCTTGGGGTCGAGTGCTTACTCAAATTCTCACT tgatgtgtgtgaggcGATGGAGTACCTCGAGGCCAataactttgtgcacagggacctCGCGGCACGAAACGTTCTGGTATCCGAGGACAACATCGCTAAAGTGAGCGACTTCGGTCTGACTAAGGAAGCGTCGTCCACTCAGGACACTGCCAAACTGCCTGTCAAATGGACGTCACCTGAAGCACTGCGAGAGAAG AGGTTTTCCACCAAGTCAGACGTGTGGAGCTACGGCGTCCTGCTCTGGGAGATCTACT TTGGCCGTGTGCCTTACCCTAGAATT ccccTAAAGGAAGTGGTGCCGCGGGTGGAGAAGGGCTATAAGATGGACGCGCCGGACGGCTGCCCCGCTGTGGTGTACGACCTCATGAAGCAGTGCTGGATCCTGGACCCGGCGGTGCGGCCGTCGTTCCGCATGCTGCGCGAGAAGCTGCAGCACATCAGAGCTAAAGAACTTTACCTGTGA